Sequence from the Argopecten irradians isolate NY chromosome 12, Ai_NY, whole genome shotgun sequence genome:
CTAGCTATCTTACCTCCATACAGAGGAACGTATCTCTGGGTAGGTACCTAGCTATCTTACCTCCATACAGAGGAACGTATCTCTGGGTAGGTACCTAGCTATCTTACCTCCATACAGAGGAACGTATCTCTGGGTAGGCACCTAGCTATCTTACCTCCATACAGAGGAACGTATCTCTGGGTAGGCACCTAGCTATCTTACCTCCATACAGAGGAACGTATCTCTGGGTAGGTACCTAGCTATCTTACCTCCATACAGAGGAACGTATCTCTGGGTAGGTACCTAGCTATCTTACCTCCATACAGAGGAACGTATCTCTGGGTAGGCACCTAGCTATCTTACCTCCATACAGAGGAACGTATCTCTGGGTAGGTTCCTAGCTATATTACCTTCATACAGAGGAACGTATCTCTGGGTAGGTACCTAGTTATATTACCTTCATACAGAGGAACGTATCTCTTGGTAGGTTCCTGGCTATCTTACCTCCATACAGAGGTACGTATCTCTGGGTAGGCACCTAGCTATCTTACCTTCATACAGAGGAACGTATCTCTGGGTAGGCACCTAGCTATCTTACCTTCATACAGAGGAACGTATCTCTGGGTAGGCACCTAGGTATCTTACCTTCATACAGAGGAACGTATCTCTGGGTAGGTACCTAGCTCTCTTACCTCCATACAGAGGAACGTATCTCTGGGTAGGTTCCTAGCTATCTTACCTCCATACAGAGGAACGTATCTCTGGGTAGGTTCCTAGCTATCTTACCTCCATACAGAGGAACGTATCTCTGGGTAGGTTCCTAGCTATCTTACCTCCATACAGAGGAACGTATCTCTGGGTAGGTTCCTAGCTATCTTACCTCCATACAGAGGAACGTATCTCTGGGTAGGTACCTAGCTATCTTACCTCCATACAGAGGAACGTATCTCTGGGTAGGTACCTAGCTATCTTACCTCCATACAGAGGAACGTATCTCTGGGTAGGTACCTAGCTATCTTACCTCCATACAGAGGAACGTATTCTGGGTAGGTACCTAGCTATCTTACCTCCATACAGAGGAACGTATCTCTGGGTAGGTACCTAGCTATCTTACCTCCATACAGAGGAACGTATCTCTGGGTAGGTACCTAGCTATCTTACCTCCATACAGAGGAACGTATCTCTGGGTAGGTACCTAGCTATCTTACCTCCATACAGAGGAACGTATCTCTGGGTAGGTACCTAGCTATCTTACCTCCATACAGAGGAACGTATCTCTGGGTAGGTACCTAGCTATCTTACCTTCATACAGAGGAACGTATCTCTGGGTAGGTCAGGAATGGTCAATGTGGCTCTGAACAATGCTGGGGAACCACTAGCTGACAGAGATATGGCCTCCCATTCATCACACTGAGACACACTGGAGAACAAGTGTAGTTTATGGATTTATGATACTTGAACACATAATGCTTCAAATTCGTTATTTgcatacatgcatttacatgaGACATTGTCTGAACAggcaaacacaaaataaaagtaaaatttgcaataaaatattggCTTACTTGAAATTGTAGTGAAGTTTTTACCATTTAAATTCTCACACAAAGTAAACATTTACATTAGCTATCTATCTACCTATCAAACAGTTCAGGGGAACTCAactataattacattatataagaATATGTTATTTCTGTAATGGTGTGCCACACTACGGGAATAAAATCCTTGGCTAGTATAGCATATGTTAGtttaatatgaatataaatCATAGTCAgttgaaattttacaaaattaaaacaataaccCCACAGTACAAGGCGCGCTTAACTCAACAGGTGCCCAAACGTTACGTTTATGTGTTTGCTATGGACAGTGTATGGAACAAGCACGCAACACTGTTTAAACTACTATCGCCACTTTGGTACCTTGGACCAGATATTCGTGATATGGACctaccatacatctgttttctGTGACATTGATGTGAAGGATCATTGCTAACATGGGATGACTTACTGATGTCCTATCATTGATGTGAAGGATCATTGCTAAATAGGTTGACTTACAGATGTCCTATCATTGATGCGAAGGATCATTGCTAACGATGTGAAGGATCATTGCTAATACAGGCTGACTTACTGATGTCCTATCATTGATGTGAAGGATCATTGCTAACATAGGCTGACTTACAGATGTCCTTTCATTGATGCGAAGGATCATTGCTAACGATGTGAAGGATCATTGCTAATATAGGCTGACTTACTGATGTCCTATCATTGATGTGAAGGATCATTACTAATATAGGCTGACGTACTGATGTCCTATCATTGATGTGTAAGGATCATTGCTAACATGGGGTGACTGACTGATGTCCTATTATTGATGTGAAGGATCATTGCTTACATAAGCTGACTTACTGATGTCCTATTATTGATGTGAATGATCATTGCTAATATAGGCTGACTTACAGATGTCCTATCATTGATGCGAAGGATCATTGCTAATATAGGCTGACCTACTGATGTCCTATCATTGATGTGAATGATCATTGCTAATATAGGCTGACGTACTGATGTCCTATCATTGATGTGAAGGATCATTGCTAAATAGGCTGACTTACTGATGTCCTATCAATACAGACTTCTTCTGTATGCAATGTATTGTGTGTGATGACTTCAATGTTTTGGGAGAACTTAATACGCTAGGTTTTGAAACATAATCTCAAGAAACTCTAGACAATGAGTACAATAATTAGTCATGGCATTTGAAGCAACCCTAACAACACTACTATCGCACCATATGATTTCAACCCATCTActaattgaaattttaattttagtgaATTTGCAATTTCTTACTTGTTCACAAATTCTTTGTCAAATTCCAAAGGAAATATATTCCACGATTCCAATTTCTGACCGTCTATTGATACATATCCAGACAACCCTGTAGCAAAATCAATTCATAAATAAACTTTGATATTACTTGCCAAAGCGGTGCCGGACAGGCAGCATGAAAACGGCTAGTTCTGGAGTTAAGGTTTACCAAATTATCACAACCGATTACTATGTATCACTTTACAAGTTTGCGAgacaaaaatgtttgaaaataactCATCTATCCCGTTTCTTTACAAccctacataataataataacaaggTTTCCATGGACCGCTGGTAAATTATTGTAACATACAAACTCTTTATATTATAACACTAGTTTTTACTTTTTACCTTTTCTTTGTTCATTCAACATATTAAGACCAAATTCCACATAGTTGACACGCCCGTGGTTTTCCACCAATATCTCCAATGTGTTAGCATCCTGTCAATGCAGAATGGACCTTATTTCTCAGCATGTACGGAAATtcttaatatgtattttaaatattacatgtCCAACGAActcattaaaaaaattaacttGATGaaggatattttttatatgaatCTCGACTTTCAGCACATTAAATGAGAACTACAGTGTATTTGATTAGACTGTCATATCACGTAATGCCTATTCCTAAATCAGGATTTCGGCTTTCGTTCATTTTTACATTACGCCTTTCATACATTTTCATAGTCAAGAACTATTCCTAAACCATGATTTTGTTATCGTACATTTTACACCCTATATCTATTCTGAATCATTATTTCGCTTTTCATACTGTTTTACAGCAAGTATCTATTCTTAAATGAAGATTTCGCCATTCATACTTTTTTACACTCAATAAATCATGATTTCGCCATTCATACCTTGTTACACTCAATATCTATTCCTAAATCAGGATTTCTCCAGTCAATCACATGTACGGAAAGTCCATTTATAAAGatctaaaacacaaaaaatagttacgtCAACAATTAATGTGTGGATATGGTATAGACTTTCGATATAAATCAATTCTGTACAGTAGTTTTGGtgttaaacaaaatcaatattagTTGGTAAACAGCCTTAATGACAAATTGATATATGTAATCAGCATTAACAATTAATCCATGTTTATGTTCCTTTTCTCATATGTGTGTATTAAATAGATTATATCATTACAACATTAAATACGACAAAGGTGTGCTGCCTCTAACCAcgtgtacatgtaatatgacaaaaatgatgatccatacaaatacatgtaatttcacTAAAAGTGTGCTCcattataaatgtacatgtaatatgataaAAGTGTGCTCCTTAGAAGTAAATATGATATGACAACAGTTGAAAACATGTAGATTTGAGCACCTTTACAGGGTAAAGTCACGACTTTTCCAATGGTGTAAACATATTGGTAATATCCCAGTGCCGAATATCTAATGATCAACACAATCAATATGTAGTGTTAATAAGAAAACAACTAAGAATTTTGATAATACCATACAACAATGctgatattaaaatttattacaCATTACTTTTTAAGCCGTGAAGTTACAGAAAGCTTTCGATGACTACACTGTCCATATTGGTTACTCTAATGATAACACTAGGTGGCGTGGCTACATAGCAGTGGCGTAACATACACATGATGATATTAGTCGTAATTACACTTGGTGATCACTGAAAAAACgaataattttacaatttaaaacatATGACACAAAGTATGTCAGAACTCCACAAATCTAACCTTTTCAGTTCTAACATGCTATTGCCTCGCATATATACCTGGGCCCTATCCTGTGGAAGTGATGAAAACTCCAGTCGTTTCCCGGCAGGAAAAGTTGCACGGTACAAAATGTAACCGTAGTTCTGGCCATTTCCCCCATGTATTTTAAGGAGCTCCATTGGAATTGGTGAAGGAACTTGGACATCATGCTAGAAGCATAACCAACAAAGGTTTGTTTAAAGGCCACACAAGATAATACCATATACTTATGCTGTTTCGTTATCAATCAGCGACACTGACGCATGATACATTATGCTGATAGCTTTGGTTAGCTTTTATAACTAAGACTATCAAAAGACACAGCTAAAATACTCTTGGGCATTTTAATATCATCACGTTTCACACTCTTTCACTTAAGATTCTGAGTAAAAGTATTATGTTAATCAAAATAGTAATTCATGTACTGTAAGCTCTATCTATCGTGGAGGATTAACATCTTATCCTTTTAACAACTTAACATGAAGCACTTAAAATATTGCTCGCGTATATCTACAAAACAACTGTATGAGGCTTGTCTGACTGACCTTAATGCGTATCCTCAATGAAGTGGAAATAAGCGTGTAAGTGACATGGGGTACACTACTTATCCGATTATTCGGTCACAGATGCCACcatttaaacatgatataaatAAGCGTGATATCACGTGAATAGCTTAGCTAAATTAAGCATAATATTGATACAAACCTTCACATAAGTAAGCATGTGACTTAAGCTCATCGTATGCGTACAGAGGACCTTCCCTAGAAAACAGCAATTAACTACATTGTAGAAAAAAACAAGAAATCCCAGAGGGATTTGGCGCCCACTAAAAATTATCTATGTATGACAATAGAAAGAAGGATATTTTCTttgcttttttttaaatattaaaatccaagatggcggcctgtatTCTATCTTATTGACCGACCGCTCCCAAAatataatatgcataactaggacCGATCACGatcctacatatgaaatttaaaatcccttcagtactttctgagaaatagcggtaacaaacttaagcTATCAAATCCAAAATGGCAGTCTGGTGGCCATCATGTTTTACTGATCGGTCCGAATATGGAATATGCATATCAGCTGACATAGGGGAACcaacatattaaatttgaggaAGATTCCTTCAGcactttgtttttgaaaatatcggtaacaaacttcaactatcaacaTCCAAGATGTCGGCCATCTTCTttaccgattggtccaaaaatctAATATGCGCAAATAAGGCTCTAGGAAAATCTACATACGAAACTTGAAAAAAGAtgccttaagtactttctgagaaataacggtaacacgaattgttgacggacagacggacggaatGACGGAGCACGgacgaaaggtgatttgaatagtCAAACTGGAATCATGTACTTTAAAACTCTGATATGGTTCTCCAAAATATATTTGCTTTCAATATTTGTACACCCTATAATATATGGGGTTGTCTTTTATATTACACCAAACTTGACGTTCTTTATTTTGAcacataattatttcaaaagctGTATTAAAGCATTATCTCTCATTtagaaattttaacaattaactATATTCTCGTTTCTTCACTGGAAAAGACATTCCATATAAATCACTTTCAATCATTCTGATTCTATTTTCAACCCAGTACAATATGTTGATATCAGTAACTGTTCGTTTCATTGCAATATAATAATCATCATATTATTTTCAGCTTACATAGCATTTCATCTACTCACCATAATTTGCTTTAGGGGTATTTGGAGGAATGTCTGGCAATTTGGAAATACCTGTATGAAGCAACGAAGGTAAAACAAActcaaattcattaaaattgcCTTACTttacaaataattcaatataaatgatcACATTAAAGGATAAGATGAGTTATTGTTACTTTTTTCTTTAGAAAAACGTTCTGCTTTATCGACCAATTACAGGCGATTTTACAAACTATAGCGACATTTTCACTCACTAGGTGATGCCTACATGACAACATTAGTTTTAAGTGAGTTGAGAAAGATTGAATTATCGCCTATTAAAAAAATACCCATTTAATATTAGAACCATCTGTGAAATTTCTAAAGTGAAGTATCAAAACTTAATTAGTTTGATTTGTGGATATGGGCTTTGGTTGCCTCTTATTATTAACACTTGcatgattaaaatataaacatatctgatagaataaataaatgtagGATGTCCTTGTGATggaacaaaatatgaaaaaaaccaaatatcaaaacaaatctgCAATCTCTAGCGCTTTCACAGCTACCGCTGCTCTTCAGGGGATGTTTATTGATGACCAATAATACACATGCCCTGAAGAGCAGCAGTAGCTGCGAAAGCGCTATGGAAGGCAGATTTGTTTTGATGTttgcattttttatatatgattatatatttacctgatggTTTGAGgactttttcaaaaataatttctcTTGCTCGCAGAAACTTCGGTGTGATGTCGCCTGCTTCACTGAGCGGTGCGTCATaatctaaaaatattaaaaacaattctCAAAGTGTAAAAGTATCATTAAAATGCACAAAAACCCAAAAGTATAGTAGGAtatatactgtaccatagtaaGGATATTTACCGTACAATACTATGGATATTTACCGTACCATACcagggatatttactgtaccatagtagggatatttactgtaccataccagggatatttactgtaccataccagggatatttactgtaccacagcagggatatttactgtaccataccagggatatttactgtaccatacTAGGGATATTTACCGTACAATACCAGGGATATTTACCGTACCATACcagggatatttactgtaccatactagggatatttactgtaccatactagggatatttactgtaccatactagggatatttactgtaccatagtaaggatatttactgtaccatattagggatatttactgtaccatagtagagatatatacagtaccatacccgggatatttactgtaccatactagggatatttactgtaccatactagggatatttactgtaccataccagggatatttactgtaccataccagggatatttactgtacaatactagggatatttactgtaccatactagggatatttactgtaccatactagggatatttactgtaccatagtaaggatatttactgtaccatagtagggatatttactgtaccatagtagggatatttactgtaccatagtaGGGATATTTACCGTACCATACTATGAATATTTACCGTACCATACcagggatatttactgtaccctagtagggatatttactgtaccataccagggatatttactgtaccataccagggatatttactgtaccacAGCAGGGATATTTAATGTACCATACcagggatatttactgtaccatacTAGGGATATTTACCGTACAATACcagggatatttactgtaccatactagggatatttactgtaccatactagggatatttactgtaccatactagggatatttactgtaccatagtaaggatatttactgtaccatattagggatatttactgtactATAGTAGggatatatacagtaccatagtagggatatttactgtaccatagtaGGGATATTTATTGTACCATAGTAGggatatatacagtaccatagtagggatatatacagtaccatacccgggatatttactgtaccataatagggatatttactgtaccatagtagggatatttactgtaccataatagggatatttactgtaccatagtagggatatttactgtaccatagtagggatatatacagtaccatacccggaatatttactgtaccataatagggatatttactgtaccaaaGTAGGGATATTTACCGTACCATActagggatatttactgtaccatagtaaggatatttactgtaccatagtagggatatatacagtaccattgtagggatatttactgtaccattgtaaggatatttactgtaccatagtagggatatttactgtacaattgtagggatatttactgtaccatagtaGGGATATTTACTGTGCTATAGaagggatatttactgtaccataccagggatatttactgtaccatagtagggatatttactgtaccattGTAGGGATATTTACTGTGCTATAGaagggatatttactgtaccatactagggatatttactgtaccatacTAGGGATATTGATTGTACCATAgtagggatatttactgtactATAGTAGGGATACTTACTGTACCATAgtagggatatttactgtaccatactagggatatttactgtaccatattagggatatttactgtaccatagtagggatatatacagtactatagaagggatatttactgtaccatagtagggatatttactgtaccatagtaGGGATATTTACCGTACCATActagggatatttactgtaccataatagggatatttactgtaccatagtaTGGATATTTACCGTACCATACTAGGGATATTGATTGTACCATAgtagggatatttactgtaccaatgtagggatatttactgtaccatagtaGGGATATTTTACTGTACCATAGTAGGGATATTTTACCGTACCATActagggatatttactgtaccatagtagggatatttactgtaccattgtaaggatatttactgtacctTAGTAGGGATATTTACTCTACCATTGTAGGGACATTTACTGTACCATTGTAGGGATATTTACTGTGCTATAGaagggatatttactgtaccataccagggatatttactgtaccatagtagggatatttactgtaccattGTAGGGATATTTACTGTGCTATAGAAGGGATATTTACTGTGCTATAGAAGGGATATTTACTCTACCATACTAGGGATATTGATTGTACCATAgtagggatatttactgtactATAGTAGGGATACTTACTGTACCATAGTAGGGTAgtagggatatttactgtaccatactagggatatttactgtaccatattagggatatttactgtaccatagtagggatatatacagtactatagaagggatatttactgtaccatagtagggatatttactgtaccatagtaGGGATATTTACCGTACCATACTAGTGATATTTACTGTACCACAGaagggatatttactgtaccatactagggatatttactgtaccatagtaGGGATATTTACCGTACCATACTAGGGATATTATTTGTACCATAgtagggatatttactgtactatagtagggatatttactgtaccatagtaGGAATATTTACCGTACCATAttagggatatttactgtaccatagtagggatatttactgtaccatagtaaggatatatacagtaccatacccgggatatttactgtaccatactagggatatttactgtaccatattagggatatttactgtaccatagtagggatatttactgtactatagaagggatatttactgtaccatagtaGGGAAATTTACTGTGCTATActagggatatttactgtaccatagtagggatatttactgtaccatagtagggatatttactgtaccatagtagggatatttactgtaccatacCAGGGATATTTACTGTGCTATACaagggatatttactgtaccatagtaGGGTTATTTACCGTTCCATActagggatatttactgtaccatagtaGGGATATTTACCGTACCATACTAGGGAcatttactgtaccatagtaGGGATATTAACTGTACCATAgtagggatatttactgtaccatagtagggatatttactgtaccataatagggatatttactgtaccattgtagggatatttactgtaccatagCAGGGATATTTACCGTACCATActagggatatttactgtaccatagtagggatatttactgtaccatagtagggatatttactgtaccatagtagggatatttactgtaccatagtagggatatttactgtaccatagtaaggatatttactgtaccatagtaGGGATATTTTACCGTACCATActagggatatttactgtaccatagtagggatatttactgtaccattgtaaggatatttactgtaccatagtaGGGATATTTACTGCACCATAgtagggatatttactgtaccatagtagggatatttactgtaccatagtagggatatttactgtaccatactagggatatttactgtatCATAGTAAGGATATTTACTATACCATAGTAGAGATATTAACTGTACCATACTAGGGATATTTACCGTACCATACTAGGGATAGAtaggatatttactgtaccatagtagggatatttactgtaccatacTAGGGATATTTACCGTACCATActagggatatttactgtaccataatagggatatttactgtaccattgtagggatatttactgtaccatagCAGGGATATTTACCGTACCATActagggatatttactgtaccatagtaaggatatttactgtaccatagtagggatatttactgtaccatagtagggatatttactgtaccatagtaGGGATATTTACTGCACCATAGTAaggatatttactgtaccatagtagggatatttactgtaccataatagggatatttactgtaccattgtagggatatttactgtaccatagCAGGGATATTTACCGTACCATActagggatatttactgtaccatagtaaggatatttactgtaccatagtagggatatttactgtaccatagtagggatatttactgtaccatagtaGGGATATTTACTGCACCATAGTAaggatatttactgtaccattgtagggatatttactgtaccatactagggatatttactgtaccatagtagggatatttactgtaccattgtagggatatttactgtaccatagtaGGGATATTTACTGCACCATAgtagggatatttactgtaccatagtagggatatttactgtaccatagtagggatatttactgtaccatactagggatatttactgtatCATAGTAaggatatttactgtaccatagtaGAGATATTAACTGTACCATACTAGGGATATTTACACTGTAGCATACTAGGGGTATTTACTGTATCATAgtagggatatttactgtaccagtagggatatttactgtaccatagCTTGTGATGTCGGGCTTGTAAGTAGAGTTTGCGAAGAAATTCGCCCCAGCCATAAAGCCGAAGTTTGTTCCGCCAtgaaacatgtacatgttgAAGGAACCGCCGGCGTCTAATATCCCCATCAAGCAGTTCTCAAACGCTGTAAGGCGACAAGCAAGTTTCAGTTACAACAAAATGATATGCATTACCTATGTGTTTCTTAATCATTCAAGCACGCTCCGCCGGACACGTTACAAAGTAATTTCACAACATAACCTGTACGTGTTAACAGGGGACTATTGTATACCAAGCAGGCGCATAATATAACCCGTACGTGTTAACAGGGGACTATTGTATACCAAGCAGGCGCATAATATAACCCGTACGTGTTAACAGGGGACTATTGTATACCAAGCAGGCGCATAATATAACCCGTACGTGTTAACAGGGGGCTATTGTATACCAAGCAGGCGTACAACATAACCTGTACGTGTTAACAGGGGACTATTGTATACCAAGCAGGCGCATAATATAACCCGTACGTGTTAACAGGGGACTATTGTATATCAAGCAGGCCCACAACATAACCTGTACGTGTTAACAGGGGACTATTGTATACCAAGCAGGCGTACAACATAACCTGTACGTGTTAACAGGGGACTATTATATACCAAGCAGGTCCACAACATAACCTGTACGTGTTAACAGGGGACTATTGTATACCAAGCAGGCGTACAACATAACCTGTACGTGTTAACATGGGACTATTATATACCAAGCAGGTCCACAACATAACCTGTACGTGTTAACAGGGGACTATTGTATATCAAGCAGGCCCACAACATTACATTTACGTGTTAACAGGGGACTATTGTATATTAAGCAGGCCCACAACATAACCTGTACGTGTTAACTGGGGCAGGTGTTATCAAATGGAACAAAGACAGACAGGTACATATGTGTACCTCTAATTCATTTGAAAGTTAAAAACAAAGCAGGCCCACCGTTTATACAAGATTGGTTTCCCTTCACCCAAGaaagcttcagaccaaatttggtcaaagtCCATTCCGCCAATAATGTCTAGTagggatttttgtgaaaatatgACGTACGACGGACGCGCCATGACGTAAGCTTCGGCcaaggtgagctaacaagtagAGTAGCATATAATCTTATAGCGGAAAATCCTACAACATTCAAATGTTATCAAAGGTAGGTATATCACTTGAATATTAAGTTTTTATAAGATTTTACTGACATGGTATCGGTAAACCTTTGTGTTTCTGCCCCCAGTGATCAAACCAGCCCGGCCAGAACTCCATAACCATCAGAGGGAAGGCGGAATTCCATTCTCGGATCAAATCAAACAGCTTTTGTCCGTCTCCCATTTCCGGAAAATTCGCTGTCGGCAGTGCATCTTTAATACACATGTTTCcgttatacattttgtacacagTGTTTGTTACAATTATACACCAACTTCAAACATAACGGTCCCATAAATCTACTTTTACAATGATTTCGATTTTCTATGATACCGTTACTTAAGGAAATAAACTACaatattttgatgatattttatttttagcgCTTTTGGTTTCGGACCtttgtttaattcattttatCGTGTTTTGACTTGTCTTTGGTGTCAATTTCGTAATTGTATGGTTTCActgaaattgtttaatttatttaaattttttatgcTTGGGGTACACCATAACGACTGACGGA
This genomic interval carries:
- the LOC138336383 gene encoding beta-galactosidase-1-like protein 2, encoding MAELPYTSSGSLTYNNGDFILDGKPLRILSGTMHYFRVVPEYWEDRLLKMKACGLNTVETYVPWNKHEEYPGKFDFDGLLDVRKFVQVAQKVGLYVIFRPGPYICAEWDLGGLPSWLLADQNMQVRSNYKPYQEAMERFFSKLLPLVTDLQYSHGGPIIAVQVENEFGSYSDQVEHLVFVKELLIKYGIQELLLTSENIFGLKRAAFYQHALPTANFPEMGDGQKLFDLIREWNSAFPLMVMEFWPGWFDHWGQKHKGLPIPSFENCLMGILDAGGSFNMYMFHGGTNFGFMAGANFFANSTYKPDITSYDYDAPLSEAGDITPKFLRAREIIFEKVLKPSGISKLPDIPPNTPKANYGKVLCTHTMSLSHMLTYVKHDVQVPSPIPMELLKIHGGNGQNYGYILYRATFPAGKRLEFSSLPQDRAQIFINGLSVHVIDWRNPDLGIDIECNKDANTLEILVENHGRVNYVEFGLNMLNEQRKGLSGYVSIDGQKLESWNIFPLEFDKEFVNNVSQCDEWEAISLSASGSPALFRATLTIPDLPRDTFLCMKGWSKGIVFLNGFNLGRFWYIGPQQTLYVPAPLLRKGDNQILIFEQEASGMSVEFLDAPILDENDERHVEDASKEYPTGS